The Lycium barbarum isolate Lr01 chromosome 9, ASM1917538v2, whole genome shotgun sequence genome has a segment encoding these proteins:
- the LOC132612257 gene encoding secreted RxLR effector protein 161-like: MTRPDLAFAVQVLSQYMHTPKQSHWEAALRVVKYVKEAPGLGLLMPSGITNELVAYCDSDWGGCLESRRSVTGYLVKLVKLPFRLQLIPSFMKEQRHIDIDCHFVREKIAQGMLKTEHIHTKEQLTDLFTKSLGRAQHQYLLGKLGLKNLFQPST; this comes from the exons ATGACCAGACCAGACTTAGCATTTGCAGTTCAAGTCCTAAGCCAATATATGCACACACCTAAACAGTCTCATTGGGAGGCAGCACTCAGAGTAGTGAAGTATGTCAAAGAAGCACCAGGTCTTGGACTGTTGATGCCATCAGGAATCACAAATGAACTAGTTGCATATTGTGACTCTGATTGGGGTGGATGCTTGGAGTCCAGGAGATCAGTAACTGGATATCTAGTAAAGTTGG TAAAGCTGCCATTCAGATTGCAGCTAATCCCATCTTTCATGAAAGAACAAAGACACATTGACATTGATTGTCATTTTGTAAGAGAAAAAATTGCTCAAGGAATGCTGAAGACTGAACATATACACACAAAGGAGCAGCTAACAGACCTGTTCACTAAGAGTCTTGGAAGAGCTCAGCATCAATATCTGCTAGGAAAATTAGGACTCAAGAACCTGTTTCAACCATCAACTTGA